One genomic window of Tachypleus tridentatus isolate NWPU-2018 chromosome 12, ASM421037v1, whole genome shotgun sequence includes the following:
- the LOC143234837 gene encoding thiol S-methyltransferase TMT1B-like has protein sequence MVMITVIMFGLKMLETFVCFLVLPTTALFFAFYILLKHSSFLRTRWFAWFHSNIWNPVAEVLTFHMKKEHFCELQTITSGDAVLRKEGSIRILEIGAAHGCNLEFYPDKCRLIGVDPNPYFNSYFHEAHSLKKNKHVIVERLICCGAEDIKDVPDNSVDAVTSTYVLCSVTSIQETLKEILRVLTPGGKYLFFEHVIFPEHSWSRLVQEKFEPIWTVFFAGCKITRSPVSFIEGAGFSHVKHETSFPSFVPIFCRPHFIGVATK, from the exons ATGGTAATGATAACTGTTATAATGTTTGGACTAAAGATGCTGGaaacatttgtgtgttttctagTATTACCAACAACTGCACTTTTCTTTGCCTTTtacattttactaaaacattCTTCTTTTCTCCGTACTCGTTGGTTTGCCTGGTTCCATTCAAACATTTGGAATCCAGTTGCAGAAGTACTGACATTCCATATGAAAAAAGAACACTTTTGTGAACTCCAAACGATTACTTCAGGTGATGCCGTGCTTCGCAAAGAAGGGTCAATTCGAATTCTCGAGATAGGAGCAGCTCATGGCTGTAATTTAGAGTTCTACCCAGACAAATGTCGGCTGATAGGCGTCGACCCTAACCCTTACTTCAACAGCTATTTTCATGAAGCACACAGCTtgaagaagaataaacacgtaaTAGTTGAACGTCTGATTTGTTGCGGAGCCGAGGACATTAAGGACGTGCCGGACAATAGTGTGGACGCTGTGACGTCGACATACGTCTTGTGTTCTGTGACAAGCATACAAGAAACTCTGAAGGAAATTTTAAGAGTTTTGACTCCG GGTGGGAAGTATCTTTTCTTCGAGCACGTGATCTTCCCTGAACACAGTTGGAGTAGGTTGGTCCAGGAGAAGTTTGAACCCATCTGGACGGTGTTTTTTGCCGGATGTAAAATTACACGCTCACCAGTTTCTTTTATAGAGGGCGCTGGTTTTTCGCACGTAAAACATGAGACTTCTTTTCCATCATTTGTACCCATCTTCTGTAGACCCCATTTTATTGGAGTCGCCACGAAATAG